From Rhipicephalus sanguineus isolate Rsan-2018 unplaced genomic scaffold, BIME_Rsan_1.4 Seq10727, whole genome shotgun sequence, the proteins below share one genomic window:
- the LOC119376030 gene encoding uncharacterized protein LOC119376030: MARVFELVELCSDLGAGAASERGAVLALKDQLVETRGENTALHQRAILAESRSCLLPPVLAANDAATAAFPPSQPDHPAALLQRSVPGPPRQPAPRTYAAALASGMEPPGPPSRRCRAGRPLQQYLRTSEHVAFVTPLRAVDHACPGHPATDQGEHRPSGKRHQKT, from the coding sequence ATGGCGAGAGTTTTTGAGCTCGTAGAGCTATGCTCGGACCTTGGTGCTGGCGCTGCATCGGAGCGCGGGGCGGTGCTGGCCCTCAAGGACCAGCTGGTTGAGACGAGGGGCGAGAACACGGCGCTACATCAGCGAGCCATCCTGGCCGAGTCCCGGTCCTGCCTCCTGCCACCGGTTCTTGCTGCCAACGACGCCGCAACCGCGGCATTCCCGCCATCGCAACCGGACCATCCTGCCGCACTGTTGCAGCGCTCCGTGCCGGGCCCTCCTCGTCAGCCGGCCCCTCGGACGTACGCCGCGGCGCTCGCCTCGGGGATGGAGCCCCCTGGCCCACCTTCGCGACGCTGCCGAGCGGGACGTCCGCTCCAGCAATACCTCCGGACTTCCGAGCACGTGGCGTTTGTCACGCCGCTCCGCGCCGTCGACCACGCCTGCCCGGGACACCCTGCGACTGATCAAGGCGAACATCGACCCAGTGGAAAAAGACATCAAAAGACGTGA